The Rhineura floridana isolate rRhiFlo1 chromosome 8, rRhiFlo1.hap2, whole genome shotgun sequence genome includes a region encoding these proteins:
- the ATF4 gene encoding cyclic AMP-dependent transcription factor ATF-4 codes for MLCYHPIPIPVLGRASLGRHPDVMLPPHTTIPKCEKEDEAHSDNDSGICMSPESYLGSPQQSPTTSVSSLSDSQSATVLHDGPVRPKPYDHPTEKSVSIKMKGEKRIDKKLKKMEQNKTAATRYWQKKRAEQEALSGECKELEQENETLREKADALSKEIQYLKDLIEEVRNAKGKKVKVPE; via the coding sequence ATGTTATGCTACCACCCCATACCAATTCCGGTACTGGGCAGAGCAAGCCTTGGCCGGCATCCAGATGTTATGCTACCACCCCATACTACCATCCCCAAGTGTGAGAAAGAGGATGAAGCACATTCTGATAATGATAGTGGAATATGCATGAGTCCAGAATCTTACCTGGGGTCCCCTCAGCAGAGTCCTACCACTTCTGTTAGTTCCCTCAGTGATAGCCAATCAGCTACAGTCCTGCATGATGGACCTGTGCGGCCCAAGCCTTATGATCACCCTACAGAGAAGTCAGTGTCAATAAAGATGAAGGGAGAAAAGAGAATAGACAAGAAACTGAAGAAGATGGAACAGAATAAGACGGCAGCTACACGGTATTGGCAAAAGAAAAGGGCAGAGCAAGAGGCCTTATCAGGAGAGTGTAAAGAACTAGAGCAGGAGAATGAGACCTTGAGGGAGAAAGCAGATGCCTTAAGCAAAGAAATTCAGTATTTGAAAGATCTAATTGAAGAGGTCCGGAATGCCAAGGGTAAAAAAGTTAAAGTCCCAGAGTAG
- the RPS19BP1 gene encoding active regulator of SIRT1: MSASLLRKGLELLETTGVSTPRHKRATTTSQPSKPPPKRTRKKFSRSKREKATVKGKVTKSALEEYKKHQAVDHFQENMKYMLSSHFMTNSTITQKVLAQNRGRKARDRCQEETKKKPEGTVFTEEDFQRFEREYFGGAGAV, from the exons ATGTCAGCTTCCCTGCTAAGGAAGGGTCTAGAGTTGCTGGAGACTACAGGAG TGTCCACTCCCCGGCACAAGAGAGCAACTACTACCTCCCAACCCAGTAAGCCACCGCCGAAGAGGACGAGGAAGAAGTTTTCGCGGTCCAAAAGAGAAAAGGCTACAGTCAAAGGCAAAGTCACCAAGTCTGCGTTAG AGGAGTACAAGAAACATCAGGCTGTTGACCACTTTCAGGAGAATATGAAGTACATGTTGAGTAGTCATTTCATGACAAACAGCACCATCACTCAAAAG GTTTTGGCCCAAAACAGAGGCAGGAAAGCTAGAGACCGCTGTCAAGAGGAGACAAAGAAGAAGCCTGAAGGCACTGTCTTCACTGAGGAAGACTTTCAGAGATTTGAGAGAGAATATTTTGGGGGAGCTGGAGCAGTCTGA